The Yamadazyma tenuis chromosome 2, complete sequence sequence tggtaCCGTATTTGACCCAGCTttgtttcaacaagtcttcaTATTCttcgtccaagttgatcgCACTGATTTTTTCACCGGTTTCACCATTAATGATTCCACCTTTTTCATTTAAGTAGACAATCTTCAAAGGTTCAAACTCTCTGGCCAATTCACCGGCAGCGACATCGGCATTGATGTTCAATAATTGTCCAGAAGAGGTTTCGGCCAAAGAGGTCAAGATTGGCAAGTATCCAGCCTCAATACTGGCTTCAATAGCTGACTTGTTGACAGAAGTGATCTTTCCCACCAATTGGTACTTGTCCTTGTCTAAGTAGTCCGCGTTGAAAACTCCAGCGGTGATAGGTCTGGCACGAACACCAGTCTTTTCCAAGGCAGTCACTAATCTCAAGTTCTGTTCCAAAAAACATGATCTAACCACCTTCATAGTTTCAGGATTCGTGATTCGAATCCCGTCAATGTACTCCGGTTCGATACCCTCGTTTTCTAACAACTCATTGATCTGAGGTCCGGTCCCGTGCAAGACAATGGGATATAATCCAACATGGTATAAGAATGCCAAACATGATGCCAACTCTGGCAATTGTTGGGTGATAATGGCACCTCCAACCTTGATGACAGCAAACTGTTGTTGGCTCACCGACGTGAAGTATTTCAAGTACTGTTCGACCTCTCTCTTGGAACCgatgttgttcaaaagctGAACGACGGTGGATCTAGTGGAATAGGATCTGGAGGAATAGGTGTAGATGGGTGAGGGTGCGGTGACCGTACCCGACGATTTCCACGAGGCAACGGCAGTGACAGTAGTGGTGAGTGCGCGGATGTGGTGCGAGGCCCGTGAGACCTTGGCTACCTTGACATAGTTTCCCCAGCCTTTGATCATACTTAACTGAAGgttgtggaagaagatgttaTGTAAAAATTTTAAATTTTTTCACCCATCACTTTTGACTCACCATTGGGGTAGTCtatccaccaatttgaGTAATTCTGTTTGGCTAAGCGCGGTGAAAGATCAGTAAAATTTCGTGGGGTTGCTAAACTATATAAACATAAAAACTAGAGTCCCAAGTCTTGGTAGATCCAGTTGAGAGTGGGGTGCAATATCCCATAGTAATATCTAAAAAGGCGGTGGAATGAGCGACAAAATCGCTCCATCTCGGCTCTCTGGGCATCGAAGATACCGTTTGCCGACCGCAGTAAGATGCCCTCAATAAACCTTGATGCTACCACCCTGTAGACCCGAGATTTGGGCCCACCATGGAGTTGGGTGAACTGCACGAGAGTCACATGACGCAGAAAACTGCTTGTTTGGCCGCGGTAGGCCGTGGcgagttggtggtggactacattgttgatgatggctTTCGCCTGTAGTTGGAACTCCTTTAAATGCTCCAACACGAGTGTATTGAGCTCGTCAACCACCAATTCTCCTTTTACAAGGTTGTGTAGAAATAACCGCGTGAAGAACTGCAATGTTTTAATCTGTTGAGTGCAAATGAAGCTGAGCATGGAAAACTTACATAAGTTAAGGTTGGTGAAACTAAACCGAACACCATTGGAAACAAGGAAATTGTAAAACCTTGGAAACCGTAGGCTAGGAGAAGCGGTGCCAAGCTCGGGGGTGTATTTGTCGTTATTCAAAAAGGGTAAGATGTTCTCGAACACTTGGAATTTCTCAAACAGAAATGAAAAGTGTTTGATCCAGTAGCTGAGAAGACTGATTTCAAAGCTGGAAAAGTCAAATATCGATGCCGGGTCGATGCTGAGATGCCCTACAGCAAGTATCAGTTGTTTGAGATCATCCACCTGGGAAATATCTTGAACGGGTTCCAACTGGCAACCTGTTACTAGCTGAAAGTTCTTTATGAATAAATTGAGACGAGAAACACTCAATTCAGAAGGAATTGTAACactcttcaacaagtcgtAGTTATCTAGATTCTTGTTAGTGGAGGCCACTCGTCCAGTCTGAAACCTGAATTGGCTGTTCAGGGATATCCACTTATCGAAAAAGAACTGTCTCCAGCGCTTCAAAGCAACATACGGGGGAGTGACAATCTTATGGACATTAAAGGAAATCCAGCACACATGTAAGCTTTCAGGAATGTGGATATCGGAGCTGTATCGAAGGTGAATGGCTCCACGGATCTCACGTATACTAGAAAGCTTCTCGAGTGTCAGTGAACAAGCAGTCAAATCAAGATTGGGGGGACTCAAAGTTAAttgcttcaacaaaaactgCTTATGCTTCATCAATGTCTTATCATGAAAGATAACCAATTGCTGATTGACAATGTGTAAGGCATCTTTGAGGATTATGGACAAATTTTGGTAATGCAATAACCTGAATAAGTCGAAATAATGGTTGAACCAGTAGAAAGTCCTACTGAAGCGAAGCCTGAGCAAGTTCAATGGATCTAATAATTCCATGGGAGAGTTTCGGGAAACcatattgttgaaatcatttTGGAGCTGAAGCGATAACTTGTAAAGAAGCAACGACAAATGGTTGACTTGCCGGTTAACGGTCTTATTGGTATGGTTGACATTCAAGCCCGAGTGAGTGTTATCCCTTATGGAATCGTACAAATCGGCCACTAAAAAATAAGTATAAGTGTAAACTCTAGGGTTCTTATAGCCCAACAATACAAGAATTGATTCCGTTGTCTTGAAAAACACATGTTCATGATTTTTGACGAGGTAGTGATATTGGTGTGATTCAAGTGGACATTGCTGCAAACGCACCAAcctcaacttgaccaatacTGGGGTAAtggatttggtgattgCATCTTTGTAAAGCCGGCGGTTCACCTGGAGGGAGGTCCTTCGGGCTTTGGATTGAAGCCTTTGTAGGTGTTCCAAGCGGTTTTGTTTGGCCGACTCCAATTTGTTAATTAGTTTCATTTTGTGCTGGGCATTGAGCATGGCTTGTTCGGCTTTTATCTTATCGATTTTGTTCTGGAGGGTTTGGGATTGTTCCTTTAGCTTCTGAGCTCTTGCTCTCACTGCCTTGTTCACCAGTGAGGCCATGGCGGAACAGTGAGATCAAGAGTGAattaaagaagaatttAAGATGTTTTTAAAAAAGGGGTTTGATGGCTGGCAATATTTGAGGGTGCTCAAAATAGAATCGCATCATTTTGACTGCAAAGTTACTGCGATAAAGAAGACTTCTATTATACACTATTATACAATGCTAAACCGAATTTTTATCggaaaacttgaactttttaCCATCATCTATAGGACTGGTGTTATGCGACGTATTAAGGGAGTTTGCAATCGAGGTGTTGGAAGAGCTGTTGGAGCTCTTGTTAAACTTCAAATGACTAAGTAAATTAGATAATGAGGTCCCAGAATGGCTGGGACTAGTATTACCGCTGGCAAGCAACGAATATGACTTTGTTTTCTTTCTATTCAACACCGAATTATGTGACTGGGGGGTCGAGTTGGTGGGCGTGATCAGGGCCGAGTTTATGGACAAGGGACTCGATGGTCGTGAGAACTTGAAAGGGTTGAGGGTGGGTGACTTTTTGAGAAATGGCTTCTTGACCGCCTGGGACTCTGGGTACAACGGCTGCACTTCTCGAGGACACTCTTCGGTGTGAGCCTCGGGCTGCAGTTGCATGCCACAGTTGCAGTCTTCACAGGGAACCTGGTTGTAGCTTTTGTATTCCTTAATGAAGCGGTGGAAGgcattttcttccaacaactgcATCACTTCCTTCTTTGCTGCCACGAGCACCAAGGGACTGGGATACTTTTCCTTGATGGAAAG is a genomic window containing:
- a CDS encoding uncharacterized protein (COG:E; EggNog:ENOG503NW51) produces the protein MASSVNKAVRARAQKLKEQSQTLQNKIDKIKAEQAMLNAQHKMKLINKLESAKQNRLEHLQRLQSKARRTSLQVNRRLYKDAITKSITPVLVKLRLVRLQQCPLESHQYHYLVKNHEHVFFKTTESILVLLGYKNPRVYTYTYFLVADLYDSIRDNTHSGLNVNHTNKTVNRQVNHLSLLLYKLSLQLQNDFNNMVSRNSPMELLDPLNLLRLRFSRTFYWFNHYFDLFRLLHYQNLSIILKDALHIVNQQLVIFHDKTLMKHKQFLLKQLTLSPPNLDLTACSSTLEKLSSIREIRGAIHLRYSSDIHIPESLHVCWISFNVHKIVTPPYVALKRWRQFFFDKWISSNSQFRFQTGRVASTNKNLDNYDLLKSVTIPSELSVSRLNLFIKNFQLVTGCQLEPVQDISQVDDLKQSILAVGHLSIDPASIFDFSSFEISLLSYWIKHFSFSFEKFQVFENILPFLNNDKYTPELGTASPSLRFPRFYNFLVSNGVRFSFTNLNLCKFSMLSFICTQQIKTLQFFTRLFLHNLVKGELVVDELNTLVLEHLKEFQLQAKAIINNLSMIKGWGNYVKVAKVSRASHHIRALTTTVTAVASWKSSGTVTAPSPIYTYSSRSYSTRSTVVQLLNNIGSKREVEQYLKYFTSVSQQQFAVIKVGGAIITQQLPELASCLAFLYHVGLYPIVLHGTGPQINELLENEGIEPEYIDGIRITNPETMKVVRSCFLEQNLRLVTALEKTGVRARPITAGVFNADYLDKDKYQLVGKITSVNKSAIEASIEAGYLPILTSLAETSSGQLLNINADVAAGELAREFEPLKIVYLNEKGGIINGETGEKISAINLDEEYEDLLKQSWVKYGTKLKIKEIHDLLQHLPRSSSVAIIDVNDLQKELFTDSGAGTLIRRGYKLISRNSLSEFGNPDLLRSALLRDPEIKSGKLSVASYLKLLENSSFKSYGDEPLEVLAVVVENEDDLSIPKLDKFLSSKNGWLNNVTDNIFNAIKKDYTSLYWIVNENDPNLSWYFSKSDGSFAKNGEILFWYGIKDTDTTSKLIKKFDSGSKSSLSSSEESGVFSSPTQKRGFHTRRALHTTTNPNPPVDVGTNPNKSKIALIGARGYTGQNLIQLIDNHPSLELAYVSSRELDGQKLAGYNKDNIVYSNLQVEDIKRIEENQEIDMWVMALPNGVCKPFVDAIESIPNSKSKIIDLSADYRFDTTGDWVYGLPELVNRQDIINAKKISNPGCYATAGQVAISPLVPYITSTPSIFGVSGYSGAGTKPSPKNDVNYLSNNLIPYSLTDHIHEKEMSKQLGIQVAFVPHVAQWFQGITHTISIPIQPKALTSRDIRNIYQERYQGEKLITISGEAPVVKDISGKHGVVVGGFAVNSKEDRVVVVATIDNLLKGAATQCLQNINLTLGYGEYDGIPTDVVIRG
- a CDS encoding uncharacterized protein (EggNog:ENOG503PHVE); translation: MSISDKHPHDPTLDNIEYDYLPSLDQFLNDAFLFSINQVKSQPKIDFINRFNHFTSSLHCLENLQFLVSIYHYEFSYNRIFNTAPQLNPNRNSVVTVESIDTLDNLPINYFASTIDDIDASGENCWTEFMERQLEDDNDDEDDQDMDSYSSATTTLCSQWQYLVDNFICPTSKYQVNLSNSTCKQLLSIKEKYPSPLVLVAAKKEVMQLLEENAFHRFIKEYKSYNQVPCEDCNCGMQSQPEAHTEECPREVQPLYPESQAVKKPFLKKSPTLNPFKFSRPSSPLSINSASITPTNSTPQSHNSVLNRKKTKSYSLLASGNTSPSHSGTSLSNLLSHLKFNKSSNSSSNTSIANSLNTSHNTSPIDDGKKFKFSDKNSV